From Solibaculum mannosilyticum:
TAGAAATACCATCGGTGTTATGACAAACAGTCCCAGTTATTCCTGGCACCGGCTCAATCTGCTCAATTACGTCGGGGTCCGGGACTTGGACTACGATACGCTGGAACTGGAAGGCGATCGTTTGGAACAGTGTTTCTCCGGAAACGGCGCTTTGGGATTGCCTGGGGATTGGAGTTCCCCCTCCCGCTTTATCCGGTTGGCTTTTCTCAAGAAATTCGGCGTAAAGGGAAAGGATGAACAACAAGGGGTCACCAATATGCTTCATCTCTTCCAGAGCGTAGCTTTCCCATTGGGTATGATCCGGGTATCGGAACAGGGCCATATTACCGAATATGATAAGGAGATTGTCCCCTACGATTATACAATTTATACTTCGATCATGTGTGCGGAATCCCTGCGGTTTTACTTTACAAGCTATGAAAATCAGCGGGTGCAGTGTGTGGATCTCAATCATCTGATGGCCTCTTCTGAAAAGGTCCAATTTGATCTAGGCCGCCGAGCTGATTTTCATCTCTTAACTTCGGATCCAGGCTCCCATCGTTCCCTATAATGCCAAAAGAGCAGTGAGGATAAAAATCCTCACTGCTCTTTTTATTCTCTTACCGGGCCGCACCGGAACATCCCTTATCCTACCTAGCATACCTGATCCGCATGATAGCCCGCCTGCTTCACGATCTGGATCAGAAACCCATTGTCTACCGGCTGCTTTAGATAAACCGTAGCGGTCTGAGATGGGAAATCCACCTTTGCCTTCATGTACTCATGTTCGTGAAATGCGCATTCCAGACGCTTGGCGCACTGCTCACAATGCATCCCCTCAATCTTCAGCACCCGGCAATGGGAATATTCCCCTTTTTCATCCCCCTTATGGATGGTCTTAACCTTGAACACAAAATAAAGGACGTGGAATACCCACACGCAAGCTAAGATGATTCTTCCAACTGGGATTCTGCTCATCATGATAAAGCCCACCGACATGGTCAATGTGACGATCACCATGATACGGATTTTTGTCTTCCACGTCATGCCGCGGCCTTTGACATAACTCTCCAGATTGTTTTTATAAAGTTTGGTAGAGATAAACCAATTGTGCAGCCTCTCTGAACTCTTGGCAAAGCTGAAGGCC
This genomic window contains:
- a CDS encoding heavy-metal-associated domain-containing protein; translated protein: MFKVKTIHKGDEKGEYSHCRVLKIEGMHCEQCAKRLECAFHEHEYMKAKVDFPSQTATVYLKQPVDNGFLIQIVKQAGYHADQVC